From a single Raphanus sativus cultivar WK10039 chromosome 3, ASM80110v3, whole genome shotgun sequence genomic region:
- the LOC108846196 gene encoding phospholipase D gamma 1-like — protein MVLLHGNLDIWVKEAKNLPNKERFQRYKKNRTSDPYVTVSIAGAKISKTFVIDNNENPEWMQHFYVPVAHHATVVKFVVKDSDRFGAKFIGAVGIPTEELCSGNTIEGLFPILNSNGKPCKKGSVLSLSIQYTPVEMMKIYQMGVGNECEGVPGTYFPLRKGGRVTLYQDAHVEDGTLPSVDLDGGMQYIHGKCWEDMADAIRQAKNLIYITGWSVYHQVRLVRRNSDPTDGTLGDLLKERSQEGVRVLLLVWDDPFSRSFLGYRTRGCMKTSDEDTRHFFKNSSVQVNICPRSGGRGLHSFVKKTEVHTIYTHHQKTVIVDAEAAHGRRKIVAFVGGLDVCKGRFDTPKHPLFKTLKTLHKDDFYNNCFGTTEDDGPRQPWHDLHSKIDGPAAYDVLVNFVQRWLKASEKRHRISIHRSSSKDALLEIEKNPNIMGLSEASLVSDNDPESWHVQVFRSIDSTSVKGFPEDSKEASTRNLQCGKNILIDMSIHTAYVKAIRSAQHFIYIENQYFFGSSFNWDSHKIVGANNLIPMEIALKIANKIKARENFAAYIIIPMWPEGDPTNILVQSILHYQYKTMQMMYRTIYEALVKAELAGQYVPQDYLNFFCLGTREVADGNVNKNAKVNAPQMQAQKSRRFMIYVHSKGMIVDDEFVLIGSANINQRSLEGSRDTEIAMGGYQPHHSWARKGSRPRGQIFGYRMSLWAEHLGFLEKSFEEPENMECVRQVRRLSELNWRQYAAEEVTEMTSHLLKYPVHVDWKGEVTSLPGCETFPDLGGRIIDTGFVIKENLTI, from the exons ATGGTGTTGTTACATGGTAACTTAGACATTTGGGTGAAGGAAGCTAAAAATCTTCCTAACAAGGAACGGTTCCAAAGGTACAAAAAGAACCGTACAAGTGATCCTTACGTGACTGTCTCTATCGCAGGTGCAAAGATAAGCAAAACTTTTGTGATCGACAACAATGAGAATCCTGAGTGGATGCAGCATTTCTATGTACCGGTGGCTCACCATGCGACGGTGGTTAAATTTGTGGTGAAAGACAGTGACCGTTTTGGAGCCAAGTTCATAGGAGCTGTTGGAATCCCAACCGAGGAGTTATGTTCAGGGAACACGATCGAAGGGCTGTTCCCGATACTTAACAGTAATGGGAAGCCATGTAAAAAGGGTTCTGTGTTGAGTTTGTCTATTCAATACACTCCAGTGGAAATGATGAAAATTTACCAAATGGGTGTTGGTAATGAGTGCGAAGGAGTTCCCGGTACGTACTTCCCTTTGAGGAAAGGCGGTAGAGTTACTCTGTATCAAGATGCTCATGTTGAAGACGGGACACTTCCGAGTGTAGATCTCGATGGTGGGATGCAGTATATACATGGAAAGTGCTGGGAAGATATGGCTGATGCTATTCGACAGGCAAAAAACTTGATTTATATCACAGGTTGGTCAGTTTACCATCAGGTTAGGCTGGTTCGTCGCAATAGTGATCCCACCGATGGTACATTAGGGGATTTGCTTAAAGAAAGATCTCAAGAAGGTGTTAGAGTGTTGCTATTGGTGTGGGATGATCCATTTTCAAGGAGCTTTCTGGGGTACAGAACA CGCGGATGTATGAAGACAAGCGATGAGGACACTCGCCATTTTTTTAAGAACTCGTCGGTGCAAGTTAATATTTGTCCTAGATCTGGTGGGAGAGGTCTTCATAGCTTTGTAAAAAAAACT GAAGTTCACACTATCTACACACATCATCAGAAAACTGTGATTGTAGATGCTGAGGCAGCTCATGGCCGAAGAAAGATCGTAGCGTTTGTTGGAGGGCTAGACGTGTGCAAAGGACGTTTTGATACGCCTAAGCATCCTCTCTTTAAGACATTAAAGACTCTCCATAAAGATGATTTCTATAACAATTGTTTTGGG ACTACTGAGGATGATGGACCAAGACAACCGTGGCATGATCTGCACAGCAAGATCGATGGTCCAGCAGCGTATGACGTGCTTGTTAATTTTGTACAGCGCTGGCTAAAGGCTTCAGAGAAACGGCACAGGATTTCGATACACAGATCTTCTTCTAAGGATGCTTTGCTCGAGAttgaaaaaaatccaaatatcaTGGGACTATCAGAAGCTTCTTTGGTTAGTGATAACGATCCAGAGTCTTGGCATGTTCAG gTTTTTCGTTCCATTGATTCAACCTCAGTCAAAGGGTTTCCAGAGGACTCGAAAGAAGCTAGTACAAGA AATCTTCAATGTGGGAAGAATATACTTATAGACATGAGCATTCACACGGCTTATGTTAAGGCCATAAGATCTGCTCAGCATTTCATTTACATTGAGaaccaatatttttttggatcaTCATTTAACTGGGATTCACATAAAATCGTTG GTGCTAATAATCTAATCCCTATGGAAATTGCGCTTAAGATTGCTAATAAAATTAAAGCAAGAGAAAATTTTGCTGCTTATATTATCATTCCAATGTGGCCAGAAGGCGATCCAACGAATATACTTGTGCAGAGCATATTACACTATCAG TATAAAACCATGCAAATGATGTATCGAACTATCTACGAGGCACTTGTGAAAGCTGAACTTGCTGGTCAGTATGTGCCACAAGACTATTTGAACTTCTTCTGTCTTGGAACCAGAGAGGTTGCTGATGGAAACGTTAACAAGAACGCAAAGGTAAATGCTCCACAG ATGCAAGCACAGAAGAGTCGAAGATTCATGATATATGTTCATTCCAAAGGTATGATAGTGGACGATGAGTTTGTGTTAATTGGTTCTGCGAACATTAACCAGAGATCCTTGGAAGGATCTAGAGACACTGAAATCGCCATGGGAGGATATCAACCACACCATTCATGGGCTAGGAAAGGTTCTCGTCCTCGTGGTCAG ATATTTGGATACAGAATGTCGTTGTGGGCGGAACATCTAGGGTTTCTAGAGAAAAGTTTCGAAGAGCCAGAGAACATGGAATGCGTGAGACAAGTTAGGAGATTGAGTGAGCTTAACTGGAGACAGTATGCAGCAGAGGAAGTCACAGAGATGACCAGTCATCTTCTTAAGTATCCAGTTCATGTCGATTGGAAAGGCGAAGTGACTTCTCTTCCTGGATGCGAGACATTCCCAGATCTTGGTGGCAGGATTATAGACACAGGCTTTGTGATCAAAGAAAACCTCACCATCTGA